Genomic DNA from Solanum pennellii chromosome 3, SPENNV200:
GAAGAGAATTCATGAGAAACGGATGTTTACACGCCCATGCACATAAAACTTCACTCCTTTGTGGTTCTAAAAAACTTAGTCTCATGAAAAAGATTGTTGGTATAGCTGCATGACCCTCATTCCagctaaaataattttgtagaCTTTCGTAGTTGTAAGACTTTTCTAGTTGTAATGTTGTGCCTCACTTAGTCATTTTAAGATTCTGTAGGCGATAGAGTGTGCTGATATCTGATTTTGTCTGTCGATGGCTTTTATTGTTATGGGATTTTTTTAGGTCAAATCTATTGAAACTTGAAAGCACCTAGCCGATAGTTGTACATAAATTGAGAActaaaagaagagaaatttaaaaattgatatctAAAAAGATATTGGATGTGTCATGTACAAGCTATATATGAATCCTAACAGTTGCCATAAGCATAAAGCCGTCCAAAATGGTTATCCAATCATGTATGCCTTTGACTTTGCAAGGTCACTATTTTCTTCATCTATTTGTATGGAGTAATGTTAATTCAATTCCAAAATGGTCAATTCAGCTTGTGGACCAACTTTATGCAATATTGTACATCTTATGCTGTtcttatcactacttggagtgGTATTGTGATTGTTTTTGCTCGATTCGAGTATTCAAATATAGAGAAATAATAAACTGGTGAACAATGCTTAACGTGTTGACTGTTGATACTAATAAGAGTTCTATTGTTACTCATTTGCAGTCTGACCCTTTTTGAAGCTTTCTTACCCTTTCCCCTCTCATCCTTTTGCTTTCTTTGTAATACTTGTTCTGTTGAGAAAGGAAGATCAACCACTTTACGAGCTATATCAGCATTAttgtcataaaaatatatttgtgttcCATAAACTCCAGTTCATGTGTGGATATGGGGAAGGGTGGAAAGCTAATGAATCTTTTTTTGGTTCTTTCCTGTTTCTTTGCAAGGCTCCAAGCAACAATCTCACCAAGATTACCTGGAGAAAGCTGATAAGGCACGGAATGCGAGGCTCTCGGCTGGTTCATCCTCaactaaataatgaaaagagTTGCTTCAAACAAGTTTTCAGTTCCAGTTCCTTCAGCCTTTTGAGTTAGGTGCATGCTGTTCCCGAAGCACTTGCATAAATGCCTCTTTTTGGACAAAACTTTTGTAATATGAACattatatattgcatacaaaaCCAAACACGAAAGGACACATAGTTTTGTGTTTTATAATAAGAaatatgaatgttttatttatCAACGAGAGATGTGAATACTATTGATAAGAGCAAACAAAGAGGGAATCCAAATATGTACACAATGAGTCTCCTCTACTTCCTATTGAATATGTACATGGACCTCTAACCATCTTTGATTTAAAGAAGATGGACGGGTCTTAAATTCTTGGGCAAGTCATTAATTTAACATTCATATGTAAGGATTAACATGTGATGTATAATCACGAATCCCAGCACCTTCCCATCCCATCCACTCTTCCCATAAATCCCAATCTGGTTCATGCATTCCTCTCATTGATTCATCATTACTATCATCATATTCCTCAATCATCTCCAACTCTGCTCTTGTTTCACCTCTCAAATTACTCATCACAACCTGAAAAACACACATAATCACATCAGCCCAAAGATTCTATATTACAATAACTACGTCTCAATCTCAAACAAAGTCAAAGGTCCGATAGAtcatattattctatttttttagaaGTTGATTTTATTGGTCAGAAAGACCCATCAAGTAAACCCTTTTGTCTGTGGGCAGTGGATATAGAAGCCGTTGGTTTATGCAAAAAGTCATATTCCATAAACATAAAGGGTCCACCActctatttaaattataaagaaaaaaattagattcTAAAACGCAATTAATTAACTTGTTatttacaaaaacaaaaataaattaaccgACATAAGATCTATCCATAAAAACTTACATCGTAAGCTTCGTTGATTTGGTGAAATTGAACACCACAATTGTTTCCTCTGCATACGTCTGGGTGATACTGTAATCCAATAAAACACATCCTATTAATTAAACTTAAAATCCAATGAAAGGCATATAAAAATACCAATTCAAAATTTCCAGGTTTCATTTAAAGCAGATAACAATGGCGTACCTTAAGAGCAAGCTGTCTAAACGCCTTCCTAACTTCAGATTCAGATGCACCGGGTTGAATCTTCAAGGTCTTATACGGATCGGCAACAGCAGAAGATGAACAAACACATGAAACCCTAAATCCATTTTTATCGTTTCTAGTCTTCTTCTTCGCTGAGTTCCTCAATCGAAATAGAGACGCTGAAGCTGCTCCACAACCCCCAATACTTCCCGTCATTCCCATCGTAGCCATTGCACAcaaatttgaatgaaaatcGAAACTGATTAAATTATTCACAAATTCAAAAAGAGAATGAGATTGTTTTAatggtgaaaaaaaaaatggaatattATGAAAAGGGCAATGGGTGTTTGCAGTATATATAAGCAGAAAAAGGTAtggtaattaattttttttttctttttttgaggtGATAATAATGGTGTGGATAATGAGGGTACGTgtcaatcttttattttttcgagGTGACGTGTCAATCGTAGAGTGGTTTTAGTTAAATTTGAGTGGTGtaaaaaggaggagaaaaaagTGAGGCCCGTTAAGGCCCAACGTTTTTTATCTTATCCATAAATGTAAATTTGGTCTCTATTTGGAATCTTAGCTTCTTCCGTTTTTGACCCTTTTAATTTTCATGCGTTTAAATCGTGTCTTgactcaaaattattttttagatttgattAACTGAATTTTCTTAACCAGTCATCCTAATTAATCAAATTCGATTTTATTGGTAGACTATACTCTAATTTTTCGTCTACTAAGAcatttatttatgtcatttcaattatatttattattgttttgttcATCCAAAATATTTAGTAATTACAGTTTTACTTCAGCATTTACTGAGTTACTTCTCGAGATCCGTATTTATGTAGAGTTGACTGATATTTAAAAAGGATtatctataaaaaataatcattttattcAGTAAAAAAGAgttctttaataaaaaaaaatgtgttaattGAATCAAATAATTCAGTATTAGtttatcacattttttaaaccaaaaaaaattcatcttttctcttttatatgacattatttaatttgacataatatttataaaaaaaaatacgtttaaaaaatttatgatcatcttaatatttgtttatcataaatcattttatgtacggaagaaaaagaattttataatttcaattatttataactataataaaatcttattttttaacAGATGTTtagataattattaaataaataaaaatgaatgaatgaagaagagataataaaaaaatacgtGAAGAATCGAACTTTCACCTAcccaatatatttaattaaccaAATAATAAACTAgtagtaaaatatttttggagtaaTAAAAAATGGTATAGTAGTACAAGTAAAATATTGGGAGAGAGAGTGTATGAGTTGTTGGTGAGTCATTACATGTGTTAAATCCAGTTTGTACACTTTGGGAACTGTGAAGTGTTGTAAGCGTCGGTGAATagccacaattttttttatataaaaataaaattattagataaTGTATATCCCCTCATAACGAATACACGGTTTGGTTTTGGATTATTAACACTTTTTTCCGCGGTTTAGAGTTTGAAGTTTACGAGGAAACTATTATGAAATTACTTGGTTAGTAACAAGAAATCGGGCTTTTTGGTACAAaaattttttctaataataattaagagGATTTCGAAAGTAGTGTTTTTAGAGTTAGTGAAaagattattaatattaaaaaataaaaaatgtctcGGAAATTAACTTAATATGATACAGAGAATTGTGTAAACTTGAATTTAGTAGGGTGATTAGGAGATTGGGTATTCTTTAGGTGTATTTGTTTTTGGTATGTTGATGATAATTTGTATtagtttaagaaaaataattaggaaATGGATGATAAAAATATAGGAATACTATCGTTCAAAtttaaaactgaaaatgaacGTACACTATTTAGAGAAATAACTACTTATACCATAGGTAAATTAATAGATGAATTTGTTATGAATTCCactaattttattgattttgaacCAATATTAATTAGccttcacatttttttttctttttttggcag
This window encodes:
- the LOC107015335 gene encoding chaperone protein dnaJ 8, chloroplastic, translated to MATMGMTGSIGGCGAASASLFRLRNSAKKKTRNDKNGFRVSCVCSSSAVADPYKTLKIQPGASESEVRKAFRQLALKYHPDVCRGNNCGVQFHQINEAYDVVMSNLRGETRAELEMIEEYDDSNDESMRGMHEPDWDLWEEWMGWEGAGIRDYTSHVNPYI